A genome region from Panthera leo isolate Ple1 chromosome A2, P.leo_Ple1_pat1.1, whole genome shotgun sequence includes the following:
- the MKRN2 gene encoding probable E3 ubiquitin-protein ligase makorin-2, with amino-acid sequence MSTKQVTCRYFMHGVCREGNQCLFSHDLANSKPSTICKYYQKGYCAYGTRCRYDHTRPSAAAGGAVGTVPHGVSSPGFHSPHPASDLTASIVKTNLHEPGKREKRTLVLRDRNLSGMAEEKTCPSVVSNPGGCSDLQNGPEMKPHSYLDAIRSGLDDLEASSSYSSEQQLCPYAAAGECRFGDACVYLHGEVCEICRLRVLHPFDPEQRKAHEKICMSTFEHEMEKAFAFQASQDKVCSICMEVVLEKASASERRFGILSNCNHTYCLSCIRQWRCAKQFENPIIKSCPECRVISEFVIPSVYWVEDQNKKNELIEAFKQGMGKKACKYFEQGKGTCPFGSKCLYRHAYPDGRLAEPEKPRKQLSSEGTVRFFNSVRLWDFIENRESRHVPNTEDVDMTELGDLFMHLSGVESSEP; translated from the exons GTATTTTATGCATGGTGTGTGTCGGGAAGGAAACCAGTGCCTGTTCTCACATGACTTGGCCAACAGCAAGCCATCCACCATCTGCAAGTACTATCAGAAGGGCTACTGCGCCTATGGGACTCGTTGCAG ATACGATCACACGAGACCTTCTGCTGCAGCTGGTGGTGCTGTGGGCACTGTGCCCCATGGCGTGTCCTCCCCGGGTTTCCATAGTCCTCACCCTGCTTCTGACCTCACTGCATCTATTGTGAAAACTAACTTACATGAGCCTGGGAAACGTGAAAAGAGAACACTGGTACTTCGAGACCGAA ATCTCTCTGGCATGGCTGAAGAAAAGACTTGCCCAAGTGTGGTGAGTAATCCAGGAGGCTGCAGCGATCTCCAGAATGGCCCAGAGATGAAGCCACATTCCTACCTCGATGCCATCAGGAGTGGCCTTGATGACTTAGAAGCCAGCAGCTCCTACAGCAGTGAGCAGCAGCTGTGCCCCTACGCAGCTGCTGGGGAGTGCCGATTTGGGGATGCTTGTGTCTACCTGCACGGGGAAGTGTGTGAAATCTGTAGGTTACGAGTGCTGCACCCCTTCGACCCAGAGCAAAGGAAAGCTCATGAGAAG ATCTGCATGTCGACATTCGAACACGAGATGGAAAAGGCCTTTGCCTTCCAAGCAAGTCAGGACAAAGTGTGCAGTATCTGCATGGAAGTGGTCCTTGAGAAGGCGTCTGCTTCTGAGAGGAGGTTCGGGATTCTCTCCAACTGCAATCACACGTACTGCCTGTCCTGCATTCGGCAGTGGAGGTGTGCCAAGCAGTTTGAGAACCCAATCATTAA GTCTTGTCCAGAATGCCGTGTGATATCAGAGTTTGTAATCCCAAGTGTGTACTGGGTAGAAGATCAGAATAAAAAGAACGAGTTGATTGAAGCTTTCAAACAGGGAATGGG gAAAAAAGCTTGTAAATACTTTGAGCAAGGCAAAGGGACCTGCCCATTTGGAAGCAAATGCCTTTACCGCCATGCTTACCCTGACGGGCGGCTGGCAGAGCCTGAGAAACCTCGGAAGCAGCTCAGTTCTGAGGGCACTGTGAGG TTCTTTAATTCAGTGCGACTCTGGGATTTCATTGAGAACCGAGAAAGCCGGCATGTCCCCAATACTGAAGACGTTGACATGACAGAGCTTGGGGACCTCTTCATGCACCTGTCTGGAGTGGAGTCGTCAGAACCCTAA